The Oryctolagus cuniculus chromosome 5, mOryCun1.1, whole genome shotgun sequence genome includes a region encoding these proteins:
- the TBP gene encoding TATA-box-binding protein: MDQNSSLPPYAQGLASPQGAMTPGIPIFSPMMPYGTGLTPQPIQNTNSLSILEEQQRQQQQQQQQQQQQQQQQQQQQAVAAAAAAVQQSTSQQAAQGVSGQTPQLFHSQTLTTAPLPGTTPLYPSPMTPMTPITPATPASESSGIVPQLQNIVSTVNLGCKLDLKTIALRARNAEYNPKRFAAVIMRIREPRTTALIFSSGKMVCTGAKSEEQSRLAARKYARVVQKLGFPAKFLDFKIQNMVGSCDVKFPIRLEGLVLTHQQFSSYEPELFPGLIYRMIKPRIVLLIFVSGKVVLTGAKVRAEIYEAFENIYPILKGFRKTT; this comes from the exons GGCGCCATGACTCCTGGGATCCCCATCTTTAGTCCCATGATGCCTTACGGCACAGGACTGACACCGCAGCCTATTCAGAACACCAATAGTCTGTCTATCTTGGAAGAACAacaaaggcagcagcagcagcagcaacagcagcagcagcagcagcagcagcaacaacaacaacaacaggcTGTGGCAGCCGCTGCGGCTGCGGTTCAGCAGTCTACATCCCAGCAGGCGGCGCAGGGGGTCTCAGGCCAGACACCACAGCTCTTCCATTCACAGACTCTTACAACCGCACCCTTGCCGGGCACCACTCCCCTCTACCCTTCCCCCATGACCCCCATGACCCCTATTACTCCTGCCACACCGGCCTCGGAGAGCTCTGGGATTGTACCACAGCTGCA AAATATTGTATCCACAGTGAATCTTGGTTGTAAACTTGACCTAAAGACCATTGCACTTCGTGCCCGAAATGCTGAATATAATCCCAAG CGGTTTGCTGCTGTAATCATGAGAATAAGAGAGCCACGAACCACAGCGCTGATTTTCAGTTCTGGGAAAATGGTGTGCACAGGAGCCAAGAG tgaAGAACAGTCTAGACTAGCAGCAAGAAAATATGCCAGAGTTGTGCAGAAGCTGGGTTTTCCAGCTAAGTTCTTGGACTTCAAGATTCAGAACATGGTGGGGAGCTGTGACGTGAAGTTCCCCATACGGCTGGAAGGCCTGGTGCTCACCCACCAGCAGTTCAGCAG TTATGAGCCAGAGTTATTTCCTGGTTTAATCTACAGAATGATCAAACCCAGAATCGttctccttatttttgtttctgggaAAGTTGTATTAACAG GTGCTAAAGTCAGAGCAGAAATCTATGAAGCATTTGAAAACATCTACCCTATTCTAAAGGGATTCCGGAAGACGACGTAA